Proteins encoded within one genomic window of Vanrija pseudolonga chromosome 3, complete sequence:
- the ATG2 gene encoding Autophagy-related protein 2, with the protein MWFPSFLTFNLPSLPSISLPANIQRRFLSYVLRRALGRFVVSSSLDVERIQAQISQGWVEIERLEIDTTEINDLIPDSLPFTVTSGEVAKVFARVPFPNLWSDPLSLAVESLTLEVTVSPSPSQGKSTLANLPHLGRSELKHSHHPIDLASSVTSAADDFVHDELDAFEGAELDRSIRESLILSHTDPFSREALPGGFPSAGGGSSRRQSEPEANPLPEQVESTTVLTGLVERILSRLQINVKQVRVRLRYEDDQHGGIVELRLGEVAYADQTPEASTEPRKTVRAVTVSSVGVYLLPLPKPQAEQRQPPVLRPFPVARTPSTASSSSLSSDDSSDQFHSMAMSQAVADLRESVIVPPTDIRSSRLSAPAPSDLRFSTMTAASGRSIYHSVYADAEGGPDDESVASTTLPPDPWNVPLPESRIELPPPAPPSDLRASTMTTASSRSIYHSVYTDAEGGEDVFRSTASLPPDPFNIPLPESRIELPAESRIELPAESPASPDFEPVEDVPPSPVIAAPVPLRAATPPRPRTPPFQQPPAAAPPRSLYDSHPADSYASERTSRTATPTPAAEPEEPTETLLLSFGSEDIVLKLTTTYPPTPQPGSPPRAPAPQVNPLPAVDIDLSIGTVSAVILPRHAAFLLALAQAAAPPSQSPPRQPEPSSSGKTDNQTGQPRLDAKVHVNGVYLALIYDLGRPTDEFREAAQQFFQKPANVNLPMGHLRLRLEDIAASYAAPGFVPQASPRKRPDGRKKASVGPQPPVATLTVGDISLFEYLASAETGDDEPPGGSFPVLTFDVNLSRQYEIPPGASSSLSSAHKRSSDLSAFPEFESIDWRNASVQKRSSEKVWKVKPKAKGILRSASGSEAPAGPALSVRKRLDHRDAAAIELLPVHAFLDLSLVERLLPLLRSLAPLVQSSPSEHAPTPTSLHAGPRPFVPLRSDSIIDDLTATSAGRRSIEEPRTLLTVRCPTIRLDIRCPAPPARRGSWGDGAHLRSGIVTIDIHGLQARVAQDPVQAPPARRPSIGAFEQPSAKGGISLEWQKMVFLFSRVPGAGSQARLGPKLTFTPDKRSSAFLVIGPLAPDPGDEELLLPSVSVNSELAPATGVKTQTVSCKIPSVQAKIRQPTVEGLQFFADDITHWLDGAFGDGSAPKPRDDLKMIGSRFFGSKASSSASSSAVDDEDDELAATLLRVVVSEVEVALLIPKGKQPPNAGGSERIVSLHASDLDVKLESNKVNKQETSIILSAMDADLFHLEDIGAEPSRLFGRTTPLTLTTHSQPLVHLRFSSITHADRTKATGIKLAASACTVFVTKDLEWVQDLARYAKTPEGVFEDVVPSEVTRIQLNLNDCSAHVSAPTLDGALLVVANDLELRTALESDADETTLDLGLAGVNLLAIDDLGAAGPLQMGHPFSLEAWKRAGYAQLVEIVSMDTQILRSMIPQESVLVDVLGATVRVTACADSFASLGALAGDMSKLVPAKPVTKSSPPPRRHMSLDQTIDVFASVDLEAFGQAPEIVSGADMIEDDLPTNLDYLDHAARQSKTGPKVDRSTGESLRSWESTDDEVLVHGDVRGGTVRVIMTEPFEEDANYWNTLPVLSNHEDTRTGRTRVRVQNCSVSVLLHDGYDWQKTRKDIEDEIKSVRRRLEKIRQLLASGQKADASIEKTSSVLFNSIYIGLDGNRGDMDSTQLLAAIDDELEDLGAAETASQSSWQTFPEAGPGARSSPVPTKRSHVRLHGKRLTRSKRGQIEFSLSDLRADVDIYGPEDPTASRVHVTARSFDILDHIKTSTWKKFLTEMKSDSRGNLRETDADMVRLEIVTVRPTLPAPDEEIRVRAKILPLRLHVDQDALDFLKFLFSFQAPQTAPVPAEAEPKKEPFFQHVEIFPVELKLDYKPKRVDYGALRQGRTIELMNFFHFDGAEMTLRHVTLSGITGSTRLSNLLQDIWTPDVKANQLADVISGISPIRSVVNVGSGMADLILLPIEQYRKDGRVARGVQRGTNSFLKSTALELMKLGARLATGTQVVLERAEGVLGGKPGDSVILEATGQGNSSDDEEAEERSRYANQPNDVREGVQAAYKSLSSNINSAAQTILAVPMEVYERSSDDGPLTAVVRAVPIAIIKPMIGASEAVSKTLLGLRNTLDPEGRREMGDKYK; encoded by the exons ATGTGGTTCCCCTCATTTCTCACGTTCAACCTCCCCTCGCTACCCTCGATATCTCTGCCGGCCAACATCCAGCGCCGCTTCCTGTCCTATGTGCTACGACGCGCGTTGGGGCGCTtcgtcgtctcgtcctcgctcgacgTAGAGCGGATACAGGCGCAGATAAGCCAAGGATGGGTCGAGATTGAGCGCTTGGAAATCGACACGACG GAGATAAACGACCTCATTCCAGATTCACTCCCGTTCACGGTGACCTCGGGCGAGGTGGCAAAGGTGTTTGCTCGCGTGCCATTCCCGAACCTATGGTCCGACCCGCTCTCTCTGGCTGTCGAATCCTTGACTCTGGAAGTTACGGTTTCGCCCTCTCCTTCGCAAGGCAAGTCCACTCTTGCCAACCTACCCCACCTTGGCCGTTCAGAGCTCAAGCATTCGCACCACCCCATCGACCTAGCGAGCTCGGTCACCTCGGCAGCCGACGACTTTGTCcacgatgagctcgacgcgttcgagggtgccgagctcgacaggTCTATCCGTGAGAGCTTGATACTCTCCCACACGGACCCATTCTCCCGCGAGGCGCTGCCCGGTGGCTTTCCCTCGGCTGGTGGCGGCTCCAGCCGGCGGCAGAGCGAGCCTGAAGCGAACCCACTCCCCGAGCAGGTGGAGAGCACGACCGTTCTTACTGGTCTGGTGGAACGTATCCTCTCTCGCCTCCAGATCAACGTCAAGCAGGTCCGCGTACGGCTGCGGTATGAGGACGACCAGCATGGTGGCATTGTCGAGCTTCGACTAGGCGAGGTGGCGTACGCCGATCAGACCCCCGAGGCTTCAACCGAGCCTCGCAAGACGGTCAGAGCTGTCACTGTGTCATCTGTTGGCGTGTACCTCCTTCCGCTCCCCAAGCCGCAGGCAGAGCAGAGGCAGCCGCCAGTACTGCGCCCCTTTCCTGTCGCGCGCACACCGTCTaccgcatcgtcgtcgtccttgtcgtcggacGATAGCAGCGACCAGTTCCATTCCATGGCCATGTCGCAGGCTGTGGCCGACCTACGAGAGAGCGTGATCGTACCGCCTACGGATATCCGGTCCAGTCGATTGAGCGCGCCTGCTCCTTCGGATCTGAGGTTCAGCACCATGACGGCTGCGTCTGGACGGAGCATCTACCACAGCGTGTACGCCGACGCGGAAGGAGGTCCTGATGATGAGTCTGTGGCTTCGACTACCCTCCCGCCTGATCCATGGAACGTCCCTCTTCCAGAGTCTCGCATCGAGCTTCCGCCTCCGGCACCACCTTCAGATTTGCGGGCCAGCACCATGACGACCGCGTCGAGTCGAAGCATCTATCACAGCGTGTACACTGATGCCGAGGGGGGTGAGGACGTGTTcaggagcacggcgtcgctACCGCCTGATCCTTTCAACATCCCGCTTCCAGAATCGCGCATCGAGCTGCCCGCAGAATCACGCATCGAGCTGCCTGCAGAATCGCCAGCCTCGCCAGACTtcgagcccgtcgaggacgtgccACCATCACCGGTCATTGCGGCGCCAGTGCCACTGCGGGCAgctacgccgccgcggcctcgcaCACCGCCATTTCAACAGCcgcctgcagcagctcctcCGAGGTCTCTTTACGACTCGCACCCTGCGGACAGTTACGCCTCGGAGCGCACGAGCCGGACGGCGACTCCAACGCCTGCAGCCGAGCCTGAAGAGCCAACAGAAACCCTCCTGTTGTCATTTGGATCAGAGGATATTGTGCTCAAGCTGACCACGACCTACCCTCCAACTCCTCAGCCCGGGTcacccccgcgcgccccggCTCCCCAGGTTAACCCGCTCCCTGCTGTGGACATCGATCTCTCGATCGGCACTGTGTCGGCAGTGATTCTTCCTCGGCACGCAGCCTTCCTTCTTGCTCTCGCACAGGCGGCAGCTCCACCATCGCAGTCCCCTCCTCGACAGCCAGAGCCTTCGTCATCTGGTAAGACGGATAATCAGACCGGCCAACCTCGCCTGGACGCGAAGGTCCATGTCAATGGCGTTTATCTTGCACTTATTTATGACTTGGGACGGCCAACAGACGAATTCAGGGAGGCTGCTCAGCAGTTCTTCCAGAAGCCTGCCAACGTGAACCTGCCCATGGGCCACTTGCGTCTACGACTCGAGGACATTGCGGCGTCATATGCCGCACCTGGCTTCGTGCCTCAGGCTAGCCCGCGGAAGCGCCCCGACGGTCGAAAGAAGGCTTCCGTTGGGCCACAACCCCCTGTCGCGACTCTCACAGTTGGCGACATCTCGCTCTTCGAGTACCTTGCGTCGGCGGAgactggcgacgacgaaccACCAGGCGGTTCCTTCCCAGTCCTCACCTTTGACGTCAACCTGTCACGGCAGTACGAGATTCCACCAGGCGCATCATCGAGCCTCTCTTCAGCGCACAAGCGGTCGTCCGATCTGTCTGCCTTTCCAGAGTTTGAGTCGATCGACTGGCGAAACGCAAGTGTTCAGAAGAGGAGCAGCGAGAAAGTGTGGAAggtcaagcccaaggccaagggaATTCTTCGCAGCGCGAGTGGGTCGGAAGCACCGGCTGGCCCGGCGCTATCAGTGCGCAAGCGCTTGGATCACAGGGACG CGGCCGCGATTGAGCTTCTCCCTGTCCACGCCTTCTTGGACCTGTCTCTTGTGGAGCGTCTCCTGCCACTCCTCCGCTCCTTGGCGCCTCTCGTGCAGTCATCACCAAGCGAGCATGCACCCACACCGACATCGCTGCACGCTGGTCCCCGACCGTTCGTGCCGCTGCGGAGCGACTCGATCATCGACGATTTGACTGCCACATCCGCTGGGCGGCGGTCCATCGAGGAACCACGCACCCTGCTGACGGTGCGCTGCCCGACGATCCGTCTTGATATTCGCTGTCCTGCACCACCCGCCAGGCGCGGCTCTTGGGGCGACGGTGCACACCTGCGCTCAGGGATCGTCACTATAGACATCCACGGTCTCCAGGCCAGGGTGGCACAGGACCCAGTGCAGGCGCCACCAGCTAGGAGACCCAGCATTGGGGCATTTGAGCAGCCCTCGGCCAAGGGAGGGATCAGTCTCGAGTGGCAGAAGATGGTGTTCTTGTTCAGCCGCGTTCCAGGTGCGGGCAGCCAGGCCAGGCTTGGACCCAAGCTGACTTTCACACCAGACAAGCGGTCATCCGCGTTCTTGGTTATTGGACCGTTAGCACCTGACCCAGGGGACGAAGAACTGCTGCTACCGTCAGTGTCGGTCAACTCTGAACTCGCGCCTGCTACTGGAGTCAAGACCCAGACAGTGTCCTGCAAGATACCGTCTGTACAGGCCAAGATTCGTCAGCCGACGGTCGAGGGCCTGCAGTTcttcgccgacgacatcacGCATTGGCTGGACGGAGCATTTGGAGACGGCTCCGCGCCGAAACCTCGCGACGACCTCAAGATGATTGGCAGTCGCTTCTTTGGTTCtaaggcgtcgtcgtcggcttcgagttccgctgtcgacgacgaggacgacgagttggCTGCTACCCTGCTCCGCGTTGTTGTCAGCGAAGTGGAAGTCGCCCTTCTTATCCCCAAGGGTAAACAGCCTCCCAATGCCGGCGGCTCTGAGCGAATCGTTTCGCTGCATGCCTCAGACCTGGACGTGAAGCTCGAGTCGAACAAGGTCAACAAGCAGGAAACGTCCATCATCCTGTCTGCCATGGACGCCGACTTGTTCCATCTAGAGGACATTGGCGCTGAGCCCAGCCGTCTCTTTGGTCGTACCACCCCGTTGACCTTAACTACCCACTCTCAACCCTTAGTTCACCTCCGCTTCTCGTCCATCACGCACGCCGATCGCACCAAGGCGACGGGCATCAAGCTGGCCGCTTCGGCGTGCACGGTCTTCGTGACGAAAGATCTGGAATGGGTACAGGATCTTGCACGGTACGCAAAGACACCGGAGGGCGTGTTTGAGGATGTCGTCCCAAGCGAAGTCACCCGGATCCAGTTGAACCTCAACGACTGCAGTGCTCATGTCTCTGCCCCGACGTTGGATGGCGCCCTTCTCGTTGTCGCCAACGATTTGGAACTGCGAACCGCACTTGAAAGCGACGCGGACGAGACGACCTtggacctcggcctcgccggtGTCAATCTGCTCGCCATTGACGACCTCGGAGCTGCTGGGCCGTTGCAAATGGGTCACCCGTTCTCGCTCGAGGCATGGAAACGCGCGGGATATGCCCAGCTGGTGGAGATTGTGTCGATGGACACTCAGATTCTTCGCTCCATGATCCCACAAGAAAgcgtccttgtcgacgtcctcggcgcgacggtgAGAGTAACGGCTTGTGCAGACTCGTTTGcgagcctcggcgcgctggcagGGGATATGAGCAAGCTGGTACCGGCCAAGCCTGTCACCAAgtcctctcctcctccccgccgccacatGTCGCTCGATCAGACGATCGACGTGTTCGCTTCCGTGGACCTCGAAGCGTTTGGACAAGCGCCTGAAATTGTGTCCGGCGCCGACATGATCGAGGACGATCTCCCAACAAACCTCGACTATCTTGACCACGCCGCCCGGCAGTCCAAGACGGGGCCGAAGGTTGATCGTTCAACGGGCGAGTCGCTCCGCTCGTGGGAGAGTACGGAtgacgaggtgctcgtgcACGGCGATGTACGGGGCGGCACAGTTCGAGTCATCATGACCGAACCGTTTGAGGAGGACGCCAACTACTGGAACACTCTTCCTGTCCTCAGCAACCATGAAGACACACGAACCGGCAGGACTCGCGTCAGGGTTCAGAACTGCAGTGTATCCGTCCTTCTGCACGACGGCTACGACTGGCAGAAGACACGCAAGGACATTGAAGACGAGATCAAGTCTGTTCGACGCCGTCTGGAGAAGATTCGCCAGCTACTCGCTTCCGGTCAAAAGGCAGACGCATCGATTGAAAAGACAAGCTCGGTCCTCTTCAATTCGATTTACATTGGTCTTGATGGGAACCGGGGCGATATGGACTCGAcgcagctgctcgcggcgATCGATGACGAGCTAGAGGACCTCGGAGCCGCGGAGACGGCCAGCCAAAGCAGCTGGCAGACATTCCCCGAGGCTGGACCGGGGGCTCGTtcctcgcccgtgccgacgAAGCGGTCTCATGTCCGCCTGCACGGTAAGCGTCTGACACGGTCCAAGCGCGGACAGATCGAGTTCTCACTCTCGGatctgcgcgccgacgtcgataTCTACGGACCGGAGGATCCGACCGCCTCACGTGTTCATGTCACAGCCCGCTCGTTTGACATTCTTGACCACATCAAGACGTCGACATGGAAGAAGTTCCTGACGGAGATGAAGTCGGACTCGCGGGGCAACCTCCGCGAGACGGATGCCGACATGGTACGCTTGGAGATTGTCACGGTGCGCCCTACATTACCTGCCCCGGATGAGGAGATTCGCGTGAGG GCCAAAATCCTCCCTCTCCGCCTGCATGTCGATCAAGATGCTCTCGACTTTTTGAAGTTCCTCTTCAGCTTCCAGGCGCCACAGACTGCACCAGTTCCAGCCGAGGCTGAGCCGAAGAAGGAGCCATTCTTCCAGCACGTGGAGATCTTCCCggtcgagctcaagctcgactACAAGCCCAAGCGCGTCGACTATGGTGCACTCCGCCAAGGACGCACCATCGAGCTCATGAACTTTTTCCACTTTGACGGGGCCGAGATGACGCTACGACACGTAACGCTGTCGGGCATcacgggctcgacgcgacTCTCCAACTTGCTCCAAGACATTTGGACGCCCGACGTCAAGGCCAACCAGCTTGCCGACGTCATTTCTGGCATTTCGCCCATCCGCTCTGTGGTCAATGTCGGCTCTGGAATGGCAGATCTCATCCTGCTGCCGATCGAGCAGTACCGCAAGGACGGGCGTGTGGCACGgggcgtgcagcgcggcaCCAACTCGTTCCTCAAGTCGActgcgctcgagctcatgAAGCTGGGTGCTCGGCTCGCAACCGGCACACAGGttgtgctcgagcgcgctgaGGGCGTCCTTGGCGGCAAGCCGGGGGACAGTGTGATTCTAGAAGCGACTGGCCAGGGCAACTCTtctgatgacgaggaggcggaggagcgaAGTCGGTACGCCAACCAGCCCAACGATGTGCGCGAGGGTGTGCAGGCTGCGTACAAGAGCCTGTCTAGCAACATCAACTCTGCAGCGCAGACAATCCTCGCTGTGCCTATGGAGGTGTATGAACGGTCAAGTGATGAC GGACCGCTGACTGCCGTGGTGCGAG
- the vps16 gene encoding Vacuolar protein sorting-associated protein 16, protein MAYIASPTATWDTIEDVFYRKEEVYQMAWNVPDLSDYLVAVSRNGGPIALMRDERKILLQSRHTGGKPKIQVYTSSGRLIATFTWELSPPILLQFTGTHLAVVSDEGTYRLYDLSSPGEYTQHTLGPEVADLGVVSARAWEDGLVVLTGGLQFVETRGWKGGRVSQLVDSGLTEAPHSWAVIPPEYSASGHVEVQVSTGSTVVTLDALERVDQRISRGPFSHIALSPNGRFLALVTATGMLWVVSSDFARNLSEVDISQFAGSGTDLHGLPDRLPERVKWCGDNAVVLSWGGRVVIVGPKGESIQYDYPPAAVIVGEVDSLRIISSATCEVLQKVPDALLAVFRPGSDHPAAVLYDALDHFERKSPKADEAIRSIRPDLARAVDTCIEAAGQEWEVTWQRRLLKAAQFGRAFLDLYNPNDFVTMAQTLKVLNAVRYYEVGIPITYQQYTSAGAPALISRLLTRNEHVLALRISQHLGLRPDPVLKHWAAARITRAKGDPRDTDGDAALCDAIVSKFEKEGEKDVSYSEIAQKAYENGRVRLATMLLDHESRAAEQVPLLLKMKQDKIALEKAVGSGDTDLVYHVLLRLHSSLSPGEFFAVLDDSLSPQLTPAVKLLQVYAKENDRQLLRDFYYQDDRRTENATLEMEEAGTSAVAEERIEHLKQAAKFFGEDKARAFESKMADEAQRLLAVQLLYERETDHRHVFAGLTVDAFITELLIEKLDKRAERIRAEWKVPDKRWWWLKLKALAKTHSWEAIETFAKSKKSPIGYEPFVTHLLSLDPPQPLHAASFVARCDAKARPDLYAKCGQWGKAAESAKERGDKDKLEEIRRLAPPGLPQREVEEVIRRPK, encoded by the exons ATGGCCTATATAGCATCTCCCACAGCAAC GTGGGACACGATCGAGGATGTCTTCTACCGCAAGGAGGAGGTCTACCAGATGGCGTGGAACGTACCCGACCTGTCAGACTACCTCGTCGCTGTGAGCCGGAACGGCGGTCCCATCG CCCTCATGCGTGATGAACGCAAGATCCTACTGCAGAGCCGGCACACGGGCGGCAAGCCCAAGATCCAGGTGTACACCAGCTCTGGACGACTCATCGCGACCTTCACC TGGGAGCTGTCACCGCCGATTCTCCTCCAGTTTACTGGAACCCACCTCGCTGTCGTCTCCGATGAGGGCACGTACAGGCTGTACGACCTCAGCAGCCCGGGCGAGTACACTCAGCACACGCTGGGCCCGGAGGTGGCCGACCTCGGTGTCGTGTCTGCTCGCGCGTGGGAGGACGGGCTGGTGGTCCTCACTGGTGGCCTGCAGTTTGTCGAGACGCGCGGGTGGAAGGGCGGCCGTGTGTCCCAGCTCGTGGACAGCGGACTGACCGAGGCGCCACACTCGTGGGCCGTCATCCCACCAGAgtactcggcgagcgggcACGTCGAGGTGCAGGTATCCACCGGCTCGACGGTGGTCACGCTCGATGCGCTGGAACGCGTCGACCAGCGGATCAGCCGTGGGCCATTCAGCCATATTGCGCTTAGCCCCAACGGCCGCTTCCTCGCTCTCGTCACCGCGACGGGCATGCTCTGGGTCGTGTCGTCTGACTTTGCGCGCAACCtctccgaggtcgacatcTCGCAGTTTGCAGGCAGCGGTACAGATCTCCATGGGCTCCCTGACCGCCTGCCCGAGAGAGTCAAGTGGTGTGGCGACAATGCCGTCGTGTTGTCCTGGGGCGGCAGAGTCGTGATTGTCGGCCCGAAGGGCGAGTCCATCCAGTACGACTACCCGCCAGCCGCTGTCATCGTCGGCGAAGTGGATTCACTCAGGAtcatctcgtcggcgacatGTGAGGTGCTGCAGAAGGTCCCAG acgCACTCCTCGCCGTCTTTAGGCCCGGTTCAGACCACCCGGCAGCGGTGCTGTACGATGCTCTCGACCACTTTGAGCGCAAGTCGCCCAAGGCGGACGAGGCAATCCGGAGCATCCGGCCTGATCTTGCCCGCGCAGTCGACACTTGCATCGAGGCGGCAGGGCAAGAATGGGAGGTGACATGGCAGCGGAGACTGCTCAAGGCTGCTCAGTTTGgccgcgccttcctcgacctgTACAACCCCAACGACTTTGTCACGATGGCGCAGACCCTCAAGGTGCTCAATGCGGTCCGGTACTACGAGGTCGGAATTCCCATCACGTATCAGCA GTATACTTCCGCCGGGGCACCAGCGCTCATCTCCCGCCTGCTGACGAGGAACGAgcacgtcctcgccctccgcaTCTCCCAGCATCTCGGCCTGCGCCCCGACCCCGTACTCAAGCactgggccgccgcgcgcatcaCCCGCGCGAAGGGCGACCCAAGAGATACCGACGGTGATGCCGCGCTGTGCGATGCCATCGTCAGCAAGTTTGAaaaggagggcgagaaggacgTCAGCTACTCTGAGATTGCCCAGAAGGCATACGAGAACGGACGGGTGCGACTGGCTACAATG CTTCTTGACCACGAGTCTCGCGCAGCCGAGCAAGTGCCCCTCCTCCTGAAAATGAAGCAAGACAAGATTGCGCTGGAGAAGGCCGTGGGGTCAGGCGACACAGACCTCGTCTACCACGTCCTGTTGCGCCTGCACTCCTCCCTCTCACCCGGAGAGTTcttcgccgtgctcgacgactcgCTCTCTCcgcagctcacgcccgcTGTCAAGCTTCTGCAAGTATACGCGAAAGAAAACGACCGACAGCTCCTCCGCGACTTCTACTACCAGGATGACCGGCGGACAGAGAACGCGACGctcgagatggaggaggcgggcaccagcgcggtcgccgaggagcggaTAGAGCACCTGAAGCAGGCTGCCAAGTTCTTCGGCGAGGATAAGGCGCGTGCCTTCGAGTCCAagatggccgacgaggcacagcgcctcctcgccgtccagcTGCTGTACGAGCGTGAGACGGACCACAGGCATGTTTTTGCCGGCCTGACGGTCGACGCGTTCATCACGGAGCTGCTCATTGAGAAGCTGGATAAGCGCGCTGAGCGTATCCGGGCCGAGTGGAAGGTGCCGGACaagcggtggtggtggctcaagctcaaggcgctcgccaagacgCACAGCTGGGAGGCCATCGAGACGTTTGCCAAGAGCAAGAAGAGCCCGATTGGGTACGAGCCGTTTGTG ACCCACctcctctcgctcgacccACCGCAGCCCCTCCACGCGGCGAGCTTCGTGGCGCGGTgcgacgccaaggccagGCCGGACCTGTATGCCAAGTGCGGCCAGTGGGGCAAGGCTGCCGAGTCGGCCAAGGAGCGCggggacaaggacaagctcga GGAGATTCGCAGGTTGGCACCACCTGGCCTGCCACAAcgagaggtcgaggaggtcatCCGCCGACCAAAGTAG